From a single Solanum dulcamara chromosome 4, daSolDulc1.2, whole genome shotgun sequence genomic region:
- the LOC129887545 gene encoding uncharacterized protein LOC129887545 isoform X2 has product MEAGALLRALNPFKFRPKFSGSFTIRCSSSSSSIKIPTGKEMGRRAYDGLLLDAANTLLQLTKPVEETYAMIGKKYGMTTSPAEIKRGFKRAFSAPWPENLRYQDDGRPFWKLVVSEATGCSDDTYFEEVYQHYASGEAWHLPAGAYDTILILKRSGVKLAVVSNFDTRLRKILKDLNVLDLFDAVIISSEVGHEKPDIKIFRAALDQISVEAIKTVHVGDDEKADKGGANAAGIDCWLWDVDVKSFADIQNRILTAP; this is encoded by the exons ATGGAAGCCGGTGCTCTTCTCAGAGCTCTGAATCCTTTCAAATTCAGACCAAAGTTTTCTGGCTCATTCACAATTCGAtgctcttcctcttcttcctctatCAAGATTCCCACAG GGAAAGAAATGGGGAGGAGAGCATATGATGGACTGTTGTTGGATGCAGCAAATACACTTTTGCAATTGACAAAGCCAGTTGAAGAGACTTATGCTATGATTGGCAAGAAATATG GGATGACAACTTCTCCAGCCGAAATAAAGCGAGGTTTCAAAAGAGCTTTTTCTGCGCCATGGCCAGAAAATCTTCGTTATCAG GATGATGGCCGGCCTTTCTGGAAGCTTGTTGTTTCTGAAGCAACTGGTTGTAGTGACGATACCTACTTTGAAGAAGTATACCAG CACTATGCAAGTGGTGAGGCATGGCATCTTCCAGCTGGAGCCTATGACACAATACTGATTCTGAAACGTTCAGGAG TCAAACTGGCCGTTGTATCCAACTTTGACACCCGGTTGAGGAAGATATTGAAAGATCTGAATGTGTTGGATCT ATTTGATGCTGTCATCATATCGTCAGAGGTTGGACATGAAAAACCAGATATAAAGATATTCAGAGCTGCTTTAG ATCAGATCAGTGTGGAAGCAATAAAAACTGTTCATGTCGGAGATGACGAGAAGGCTGATAAAGGAGGAGCAAATGCTGCTGGAATTGACTGCTG GCTATGGGATGTAGATGTGAAGTCATTTGCAGATATACAAAACCGCATTCTAACAGCACCCTAG
- the LOC129884352 gene encoding uncharacterized mitochondrial protein AtMg00860-like, with amino-acid sequence MKSHNDLRVVSVIDLVDEVQLEIPIQERLHVEELTVMIMNFNVDLIGEYEEMCEECNLVLNLEKCHFMVKEGIVLDHKISNKGIEVDRELIEKLSPSISTKGIRSFLGHSNFYRRFIKDVSKIAHLLSKLLEKEMKFVFVKACLKAFKELKEKLVSIPIIISPDWKQPFVVMCDVSGVALSVMLGQRHEKILHPIYYASKALNVDQRNYIVTE; translated from the exons ATGAAGAGCCATAATGATCTGCGAGTAGTGTCCGTGATCGATCTTGTTGATGAAGTGCAACTGGAGATACCTATTCAGGAGAGATTGCATGTTGAAGAATTAACTgtcatgatcatgaatttcaatgtAGATCTCATTGGAGAGTACGAGGAGATG TGTGAAGAATGCAATCTTGTGCTAAACTTGGAGAAGTGTCACTTCATGGTGAAAGAAGGTATAGTGCTCGATCATAAGATCTCGAACAAAGGCATTGAAGTTGATCGAGAGCTGATTGAAAAGTTGTCGCCTTCCATCTCTACAAAGGGCATTAGAAGTTTTTTGGGACACAGTAATTTTTATCGCCGATTTATCAAAGACGTATCCAAAATAGCACATCTATTATCCAAACTACTTGAGAAGGAGATGAAATTTGTTTTTGTTAAAGCCTGTCTGAAGGCATTTAAAGAGTTAAAAGAGAAGCTGGTTTCGATACCTATCATCATTTCACCTGATTGGAAACAACCGTTTGTAGTTATGTGTGATGTGAGTGGAGTAGCACTTAGTGTAATGTTAGGGCAAAGGCATGAGAAGATTCTTCATCCCATATACTATGCTAGCAAAGCCCTCAATGTTGATCAAAGGAACTACATAGTGACCGAATAA
- the LOC129887545 gene encoding uncharacterized protein LOC129887545 isoform X1 gives MEAGALLRALNPFKFRPKFSGSFTIRCSSSSSSIKIPTGAGKEMGRRAYDGLLLDAANTLLQLTKPVEETYAMIGKKYGMTTSPAEIKRGFKRAFSAPWPENLRYQDDGRPFWKLVVSEATGCSDDTYFEEVYQHYASGEAWHLPAGAYDTILILKRSGVKLAVVSNFDTRLRKILKDLNVLDLFDAVIISSEVGHEKPDIKIFRAALDQISVEAIKTVHVGDDEKADKGGANAAGIDCWLWDVDVKSFADIQNRILTAP, from the exons ATGGAAGCCGGTGCTCTTCTCAGAGCTCTGAATCCTTTCAAATTCAGACCAAAGTTTTCTGGCTCATTCACAATTCGAtgctcttcctcttcttcctctatCAAGATTCCCACAG GGGCAGGGAAAGAAATGGGGAGGAGAGCATATGATGGACTGTTGTTGGATGCAGCAAATACACTTTTGCAATTGACAAAGCCAGTTGAAGAGACTTATGCTATGATTGGCAAGAAATATG GGATGACAACTTCTCCAGCCGAAATAAAGCGAGGTTTCAAAAGAGCTTTTTCTGCGCCATGGCCAGAAAATCTTCGTTATCAG GATGATGGCCGGCCTTTCTGGAAGCTTGTTGTTTCTGAAGCAACTGGTTGTAGTGACGATACCTACTTTGAAGAAGTATACCAG CACTATGCAAGTGGTGAGGCATGGCATCTTCCAGCTGGAGCCTATGACACAATACTGATTCTGAAACGTTCAGGAG TCAAACTGGCCGTTGTATCCAACTTTGACACCCGGTTGAGGAAGATATTGAAAGATCTGAATGTGTTGGATCT ATTTGATGCTGTCATCATATCGTCAGAGGTTGGACATGAAAAACCAGATATAAAGATATTCAGAGCTGCTTTAG ATCAGATCAGTGTGGAAGCAATAAAAACTGTTCATGTCGGAGATGACGAGAAGGCTGATAAAGGAGGAGCAAATGCTGCTGGAATTGACTGCTG GCTATGGGATGTAGATGTGAAGTCATTTGCAGATATACAAAACCGCATTCTAACAGCACCCTAG